The following are encoded together in the Mammaliicoccus vitulinus genome:
- a CDS encoding FadR/GntR family transcriptional regulator, whose translation MDKEKQKGLIKIVEQIQSIIVEENIQVGEKLPSERFLSEALNVGRSSIREALRALELLGVIHTRRGEGTFLSDMYQHQLFDLIGRFLIHNESQLDEINELKWMIESFCEEHSTTEAKSKEELVSSNNNQIMYMIWKLLSQYSDRFERDNCK comes from the coding sequence TTGGATAAAGAAAAGCAAAAAGGATTAATCAAGATTGTTGAACAAATTCAATCAATTATTGTTGAAGAAAATATTCAAGTGGGCGAAAAGTTACCTTCTGAAAGATTTTTAAGTGAGGCACTTAATGTAGGACGTTCAAGTATTAGAGAAGCACTTAGAGCTTTAGAACTTTTAGGTGTGATACACACAAGAAGAGGTGAAGGTACATTTTTAAGTGATATGTACCAACACCAACTTTTTGATTTAATCGGAAGATTTTTGATTCATAACGAATCGCAATTAGATGAAATAAATGAGCTTAAATGGATGATAGAAAGCTTTTGTGAAGAACATAGTACTACTGAAGCGAAGTCAAAAGAAGAACTTGTTTCTTCTAATAATAATCAAATTATGTATATGATTTGGAAACTACTCTCTCAATATAGTGATAGATTTGAAAGAGACAATTGTAAATAA
- a CDS encoding NAD(P)-dependent malic enzyme codes for MSLRDDALYMHKEKQGKLGVYAKVKVTNKEELSLAYSPGVAEPCKDIHEDVRKVYDYTMKSNAVAVITDGTAVLGLGDIGPEASIPVMEGKAVLFKSFAGVDGIPIALNTTDVDEIVNTVKLLEPNYGGVNLEDISAPRCFEIEERLKKETKIPVFHDDQHGTAIVTVAGLINALKITDRKLSDIKVVLNGAGAAGIAIIKLLYSYGVRNMIMCDSRGAIYEERPYGMNPTKDFVAKWTNKDNVEGKLEDVIKDADVFVGVSVEGALTKDLVETMAEDPIIFAMANPVPEIMPNIAKEAGAKVIGTGRSDFPNQINNVLAFPGIFRGSLDIRATHINEEMKRAAVEAIANLISEDELSSDYVIPGPFDPRVAPYVARAVAKAGMESGVARIEVDLDEIERKTYELADLS; via the coding sequence TTGTCATTAAGAGACGATGCTTTATATATGCATAAAGAAAAACAAGGTAAATTAGGCGTTTACGCAAAAGTTAAAGTTACAAACAAAGAAGAATTAAGTCTTGCTTATTCACCAGGAGTAGCTGAACCTTGTAAAGATATCCATGAAGATGTACGCAAAGTATATGATTACACGATGAAATCTAACGCTGTTGCAGTTATAACTGATGGAACAGCCGTATTAGGGCTTGGTGATATTGGTCCTGAAGCGAGTATCCCAGTAATGGAAGGTAAAGCTGTATTATTTAAAAGCTTTGCTGGCGTAGATGGTATACCAATTGCGTTAAACACAACGGATGTAGATGAAATTGTGAATACTGTTAAACTTTTAGAGCCAAACTATGGTGGCGTTAACTTAGAGGATATTTCAGCTCCAAGATGTTTTGAAATTGAAGAAAGACTTAAAAAAGAAACTAAAATACCTGTATTTCATGATGATCAGCACGGTACAGCCATTGTAACAGTTGCTGGATTAATAAATGCACTCAAAATTACTGACAGAAAATTATCCGATATAAAAGTTGTTTTAAATGGTGCTGGTGCTGCCGGTATCGCGATTATAAAATTATTATATAGTTATGGCGTAAGAAATATGATTATGTGTGATTCCAGAGGTGCAATTTATGAGGAACGACCATATGGAATGAATCCAACAAAAGATTTCGTAGCTAAATGGACAAACAAAGATAACGTCGAAGGAAAATTAGAAGATGTGATTAAAGATGCTGATGTTTTTGTAGGCGTATCAGTTGAAGGTGCCCTCACTAAAGATTTAGTTGAGACTATGGCAGAAGACCCAATTATATTTGCTATGGCTAATCCAGTTCCTGAAATTATGCCTAATATTGCAAAAGAAGCTGGTGCAAAAGTAATTGGTACTGGACGTTCAGATTTTCCAAATCAAATTAACAACGTATTAGCATTCCCTGGCATTTTTAGAGGTTCTTTAGATATTAGAGCAACTCATATTAACGAAGAAATGAAGCGTGCTGCAGTTGAGGCGATCGCTAATTTAATTTCAGAAGACGAATTGAGTTCTGATTATGTTATTCCTGGACCATTTGATCCGAGAGTTGCACCATATGTCGCTAGAGCTGTTGCTAAAGCTGGTATGGAATCAGGTGTAGCACGTATCGAAGTCGATTTAGATGAAATTGAACGTAAAACTTATGAATTAGCAGATTTATCATAA
- the accD gene encoding acetyl-CoA carboxylase, carboxyltransferase subunit beta has protein sequence MFKDLFNRNQKKKKYVTVQNSKDNDVPEGIMTKCPKCKKIMYTKELVQNLNVCFNCDHHISLTAHDRIKAVSDEDAFKEFDVGMTASNPLEFPGYEDKLEKDRQKTGLNDAVVTGVTKIEGIPYGICVMDSRFRMGSMGAVVGEKICRIVDYCTEHNLPFVLFTASGGARMQEGIISLMQMAKTSVSIKRHSDKGLLFISYMTHPTTGGVSASFASVGDLNFAEPKALIGFAGRRIIEQTISEKLPDDFQTAEFLLEHGQLDKVVHRKDMYKTLSTVLKMHYNEVSNNA, from the coding sequence ATGTTTAAAGACTTGTTCAATCGAAACCAAAAAAAGAAGAAATATGTAACTGTTCAAAACAGTAAAGATAATGACGTGCCTGAAGGTATTATGACTAAATGTCCCAAATGTAAAAAAATTATGTACACGAAAGAACTCGTACAAAATTTAAATGTTTGTTTTAATTGTGATCATCATATTTCTTTAACCGCTCATGACAGAATTAAAGCTGTAAGTGATGAAGATGCATTTAAAGAATTTGATGTAGGTATGACTGCTTCCAATCCATTAGAATTTCCTGGATATGAAGATAAACTTGAAAAAGATAGACAAAAAACAGGTCTAAATGACGCCGTTGTAACAGGTGTTACTAAAATAGAAGGTATCCCTTATGGTATTTGTGTTATGGATTCTAGATTTAGAATGGGTAGTATGGGTGCAGTAGTAGGAGAGAAGATTTGTAGAATTGTAGATTATTGTACAGAACATAACTTGCCTTTTGTATTATTCACAGCCAGTGGTGGCGCTAGAATGCAAGAAGGTATTATTTCGCTTATGCAAATGGCTAAGACAAGCGTTTCAATTAAACGACATAGCGATAAAGGATTGCTCTTTATTTCTTATATGACACACCCAACAACAGGTGGCGTTTCAGCAAGTTTCGCATCAGTTGGAGATTTGAATTTTGCAGAACCAAAAGCATTGATAGGATTCGCTGGTAGAAGAATTATTGAACAAACGATAAGTGAGAAACTACCTGATGATTTTCAAACTGCAGAATTTCTGTTAGAACATGGACAGCTAGATAAAGTTGTACATCGTAAAGATATGTATAAAACTTTAAGTACTGTTCTTAAGATGCATTATAACGAGGTGAGTAACAATGCTTGA